The Manihot esculenta cultivar AM560-2 chromosome 11, M.esculenta_v8, whole genome shotgun sequence genome includes a region encoding these proteins:
- the LOC110626353 gene encoding acetylornithine aminotransferase, mitochondrial has translation MGSVKLYLNRPISLSRPAADIHRSIKLRACLNVDVQPPDSVKLNMKSKEVMEMEAKVLVGTYARNPLVLAHGKGSKVYDPEGREYLDCTSGVAVNALGHGDPDWVQAVTEQANLLTHVSNVYYSIPQVELAKRLVDCSFADRVFFTNSGTEANEAAIKFSRKFQRVSHPDEKNPATEFISFTNSFHGRTMGAVALTSKEHYRFPFEPVMPGVTFLEYGNIQAAKELIKCGKIAAVFVEPIQGEGGIYSATKEFLQSLRSACDEAGCLLVFDEVQCGLGRTGYLWAYEAYNVVPDIMTIAKPLAGGLPIGAALMSERVAAAMKYGEHGSTFAGGPLVCAAAFTVLDKISRPSFLTSVSKKGQSFKEMLIQKLGGNSHVKEIRGVGLIIGIELDVPASPLVDACRNSGLLILTAGKGNVVRLVPPLIITEQELERAAAILSECLPVLDKTLK, from the exons ATGGGCTCAGTCAAGCTCTATCTCAACCGTCCGATCTCTCTTTCTCGTCCGGCGGCTGATATTCATCGTTCGATTAAGTTGCGAGCATGTCTTAATGTGGATGTGCAGCCACCGGATTCTGTGAAGCTGAATATGAAGAGTAAGGAGGTGATGGAGATGGAGGCCAAGGTCCTGGTGGGGACTTATGCAAGGAACCCTTTGGTGCTCGCCCATGGCAAAGGTAGTAAAGTATATGATCCTGAAGGACGAGAGTATTTGGACTGCACATCGGGTGTCGCAGTTAACGCCCTCGGCCATGGGGATCCCGACTGGGTTCAGGCAGTCACAGAGCAAGCCAATTTGCTTACGCATGTGAGCAATGTCTACTATTCAATTCCTCag GTGGAGCTGGCAAAACGCTTGGTGGATTGTTCTTTTGCTGATCGTGTCTTTTTCACAAACTCTGGAACAGAAGCAAATGAAGCTGCGATCAAATTTTCTAGGAAGTTTCAGAGGGTTTCGCACCCTGATGAGAAAAACCCAGCAACAGAGTTCATTTCTTTTACAAATAGCTTCCATGGAAGGACTATGGGAGCTGTTGCTTTGACAAGCAAAGAGCATTACCGCTTCCCTTTTGAGCCGGTCATGCCTGGAGTTACTTTCCTGGAATATGGCAACATACAAGCTGCTAAGGAATTGATTAAATGTGGGAAAATAGCTGCTGTATTCGTAGAACCTATCCAGGGTGAAGGTGGCATTTATAGTGCAACAAAGGAATTTTTGCAATCCTTACGTAGTGCTTGTGATGAAGCTGGGTGTCTCCTGGTTTTTGATGAG GTTCAATGTGGCTTGGGGCGAACGGGTTATCTTTGGGCATATGAAGCCTATAATGTAGTCCCAGATATAATGACCATCGCCAAGCCTCTTGCAGGAGGCCTTCCCATAGGAGCTGCATTAATGAGTGAAAGAGTTGCTGCTGCCATGAAATATGGAGAACATGGAAGCACTTTTGCTGGTGGACCACTTGTCTGTGCTGCCGCTTTCACTGTTTTGGATAAAATATCAAGACCTAGTTTCTTGACCAGCGTCTCTAAGAAAGGTCAGTCCTTCAAAGAAATGTTGATTCAGAAGCTGGGAGGAAATTCACATGTGAAAGAAATACGAGGTGTGGGGCTTATAATAGGGATTGAACTGGATGTACCTGCTTCACCTCTTGTAGATGCCTGTCGAAACTCTGGTCTTTTAATATTAACAGCAGGAAAAGGGAATGTCGTTAGATTGGTACCTCCATTGATCATCACAGAACAAGAATTGGAGCGTGCAGCTGCTATTTTGTCCGAATGTTTGCCAGTACTTGATAAGACGTTGAAGTGA
- the LOC110626352 gene encoding F-box/LRR-repeat protein 14, protein MDNLPDQLVWEIMSRVKKTVDRNSVSLACKRLYELDREQRQSLRFGCGLDPANQALSSLCNRFPNLVKVEITYSGWMSKLGKQLDDHGLAILSNNCPSLIDLSLSYCTFITDVGLRHLASCSKLSALKLNFTPRITGCGILSLVVGCKKLTILHLNRCLNVTSVEWLEYLGKLETLEDLSIKNCRVIGEGDLIKLGSSWRKLKKLQFEVDANYRYMKVYDRLAVDRWQKQLVPCESMSELSLVNCIISPGRGLACVLGKCKNLEKIHLDMCVGVRDCDIIGLAQKSRNLLSISLRVPSDFSLPLLLNNPLRLTDESLKAVAENCPMLESVRISFSDGEFPSFSSFTLNGILALIQMCPIRELALDHVYSFNDAGMEALCSAQYLETLELVRCQEISDEGLQLVSQFPRLCILRLRKCLGVTDDGLKPLVESYKLEILTVEDCPQISERGVQGAARSVSFRQDLSWMY, encoded by the coding sequence ATGGATAACTTACCAGACCAATTGGTTTGGGAGATAATGAGCAGAGTCAAGAAAACTGTTGATAGAAACTCTGTTTCATTAGCATGTAAGCGTCTCTATGAATTGGATAGAGAACAGAGACAATCTCTTCGTTTCGGCTGTGGATTAGATCCTGCTAATCAAGCTCTCAGTTCCCTCTGCAATAGATTTCCTAACTTGGTTAAAGTAGAAATAACTTACTCTGGTTGGATGTCCAAGCTAGGAAAGCAGTTAGATGACCATGGGCTTGCGATTCTTTCTAACAATTGCCCATCCCTGATTGATCTCTCTTTGAGCTATTGTACTTTCATTACTGATGTTGGTCTTCGCCATTTGGCTTCTTGCTCCAAGCTTTCAGCTTTGAAGTTAAATTTCACCCCAAGAATAACTGGTTGTGGCATATTATCTCTTGTTGTGGGTTGCAAAAAACTCACCATTCTCCATCTTAATCGATGTCTCAATGTTACGAGTGTTGAATGGCTGGAATATCTTGGCAAGCTTGAAACACTTGAAGACCTTTCAATTAAGAATTGTAGAGTGATTGGGGAGGGTGACTTAATTAAGCTAGGATCAAGCTGGCGAAAACTGAAAAAATTGCAGTTCGAAGTGGATGCTAATTACAGATATATGAAGGTTTATGATCGGTTAGCTGTAGATCGATGGCAAAAACAATTGGTCCCATGTGAGTCTATGTCGGAACTTAGCCTTGTGAATTGCATCATCAGCCCTGGGAGagggcttgcttgtgtgttgggAAAGTGCAAGAACTTGGAGAAGATTCATTTGGACATGTGTGTTGGTGTGAGAGACTGTGACATTATAGGCTTAGCGCAAAAATCAAGAAATCTACTGTCCATTTCCCTCCGAGTCCCTTCTGATTTCTCCTTGCCTCTTCTGCTGAACAACCCTTTGAGATTAACAGATGAAAGTCTTAAAGCAGTAGCTGAAAACTGTCCAATGCTCGAATCCGTCCGGATATCTTTCTCCGATGGGGAGTTTCCTTCCTTTTCATCCTTTACTTTAAATGGAATCCTTGCTTTGATTCAGATGTGCCCTATTCGGGAACTCGCTCTCGACCATGTCTATTCCTTCAATGACGCCGGGATGGAAGCTCTTTGTTCAGCTCAGTATCTGGAAACTTTGGAGCTTGTCAGATGCCAAGAAATCAGCGATGAGGGGCTGCAGCTTGTAAGCCAGTTTCCTCGCTTGTGCATATTACGATTAAGAAAGTGTTTGGGAGTTACAGATGATGGCTTAAAGCCTCTTGTTGAGTCATACAAATTGGAAATCTTGACTGTGGAAGATTGTCCGCAAATTTCTGAAAGAGGTGTTCAAGGGGCTGCAAGATCTGTCTCATTCCGGCAAGACTTATCATGGATGTATTGA